The genomic DNA GTAACTTGAGAAATTAGAACATAATACTGATGCTCTGTCTTAGGGTCAGAGAGTTGATGTCATTTATTACTCGACTTACATTGGCTCAAGTACATGTAGTTATGGCTAAGTTTTTACCAGAAATTTATGTTGGCTATGAGTTTGAGCTTGTGATTATAACATGCAACAGGAGGGCGACCGGTTGCTTGCCTCGGCCAGTGATGATGGGATGGTCAAGATTTGGCAGGTTGCCACCAAACCGTGACTGGTGTTGATTTGGATGGTTCNGCTGttacacaaaaaaatgaaaaaaaaaattatattttaacatCGTTAGTCGCGTGCTACTAACAGGTTTGGTGGTCtcaagatgatgatggtgagttTGAATGTGTCCAAACGTTAGGTGAATCTAACAAGTATATCTTCTACCCATGTGTTTATAATATGCATTCGATTTTGTTCTTACTAGGCTCTTACTTGTTATAGTAGATTAATGTGCCTTTATTCTTCACACAGTGGTCACTCCTCTACGGTTTGGGCCATCTCGTTTAACGCTACAGGTGACAAGATGGTTACTTGTAGGTTAGTGAATCTTCTCCCCTTGTCTCCCATAGGCATTATAGAAGCAATGTAATCTGTCTCTGGGTTATTGTTCTGACCATAGCAGGCTTGCCTGAATGTGTACTTGCAGTGATGATCGAACCTTGAAGATATGGGGGACAGATATTGCCAGGATGCAGTCTGGTGAAGAATATGTACCTTGGTGAGAATATAATGGTTTACATGTAATTGAGTTTGTTCGTTTCTTACTGTTTCGAGTTGACATAATACACAGCCTGCAAGATTCCAAGAAATTTTTATTCCAACTTTTACTAATGTAATCCTTACTTGCTCGGACTTTGCAGGACTCATCTTTGTACACTCTCTGGTTATCATGACCGTACCATATACTCAGCTCACTGGTCAAGGTATTGACACCTTTAAAGGGTTTGGTTTCTTAAAGCATGGTGTCACCATGTTTCCAATCCTAGTTTCTAACTCTGCTAGCCTAAAAGCAAAAACTTTGTTGTGCCTGATAATTGCACTCCCAGTCATCTGATCAAATGTATCCAGATTAGGGATTTTCATACCATTTTAATAAGCTATATTGCCTCCTCCTCCAATTTTCTTTCGTGAGACCACACTGAGTAAAATTTCCCTGAAGTTTACTATATATCTTTTGGGGtttcttaagttttgttttcttatatttttctttcaaaattttgacaGGGATGACATTATTGCCAGTGGAGCAGGCGATGATGCTATACGGTTGTTTGTGGACAGCCATGACTCTGTAAGATAATTTCATCTTGTAGTACTTCACTTCAAAACTGATATCCTTTTTATCTCAATGCATACTTAAGTAGAATTTGGCTGTATCGTTCCAACTTACATAGCACAATACAAGAAACCAAATGCAGGCAGTACTTATAGTTTTCCTAGTCTTGCCAATGGTTTACCACTATATAATTAAACATTTCTGCTTCATCTTTGAACTTAAAATCATTTGTTTGTGTACCAGGTTGATGGACCTTCCTATAATCTTTTgctgaagaaaaataaagcacATGACAATGATGTAAACTGTGTCCAATGGTCACGCGGTGTAAGTTCCATGTTTCTTATGAAGTAATAGACCCAACTGCATACTATTTCATACGTTATACATGGTTGAAATAATGAAGTATTCTATACGGCATCTTATAAATGTAACTTGAGAAATTAGAACATAATACTGATGCTCTGTCTTAGGGTCAGAGAGTTGATGTCATTTATTACTCGACTTACATTGGCTCAAGTACATGTAGTTATGGCTAAGTTTTTACCAGAAATTTATGTTGGCTATGAGTTTGAGCTTGTGATTATAACATGCAACAGGAGGGCGACCGGTTGCTTGCCTCGGCCAGTGATGATGGGATGGTCAAGATTTGGCAGGTTGCCACCAAACCGTGACTGGTGTTGATTTGGATGGTTCTGAAATTCCTATGATGTTTTTACTTTTCCAGAGGTCTCTCTCTAACAACATAACATTTTAGGTAGTAGAGAACAGTATACTCTTTTGTCATATGATATTAACTCTATGATGTTTTCATaagatttttctgttttacttatACCAAAAGTTTTAACACTGTTGGTATTAAAAGAAAGGTtatgagaaataaaaataaaaacaaacaactttCTGACCGAATAAAAATACATAGCTGACGACAGTTGTGTGACTGAATTGTAAAATCTTTGTTGCAGAACGTAACCTGAAAGATctcacattttcttttgtattcttCATTGTTAATACCTTTTGTGAAactgttttaaattttatttttaaaatttttaaatttcttacaaaaaatgCGAAAAATCTTACAATTGAAGTATTAAAAGATATGTATAAACATGAAACTGGATATTCTACTACTCGGTTGTTTTAAATGAAACTTAACATTTTATGTTGTTGTGTTTCACTAACATCTGTATGTATTATCTATCGAtgcattttcaaaatattttgcaTCGATAGACGTCTAACTCTTGATCATTTGTCACGTTACCCATTATATTTATTCCCATGAGGTCGAATCTCCCTGAAGATTTTTTTGCATACCCTCGATTTTGAATCATCCGAAGCGATATGGTACctataaacctaaaccaacagtTACTATATATCACTTTATGCAAAACAAACATACCTCATTAGCTCAACTCGAGTATGATTATTACATAagtatgtattttatatatacactcTGGAATCTGGATCACTAACACACCAAGTATTCcgtttgttttgtataaatgCTGACCAGGAGACCCGGGTTTGATTGCCTGTAACCGATATTTCTTTATAATAACTTAACTCTAACATAGATGTGAGTCATGTGACAACAATTCATTATGTCGTCGAACCCACTCAACTTGTCATCTCGACCTCCgaatgatcatttttttttgttttctttttttttttgacatcagcTCTGAATAATCTAGGGAGAAGAAAATAAGGGTTACTCAAATGGAGTTGAAAGCTTAATGGTGCCGAAAGGAAAAGAGAACAGTACTTAGGATTAACATAACTATTTGGTgtacatcatattttttttttatttttatatttctctctTACTGCTTCAACAAATGATGTTCTTAAAACAGTAAGTAGCAATTATGAACCAGGCGAAGAGTAGTATCGAGAATGAGGAGAGGCCGATCAAGAATGGCCAGCCGACGAACGCTACGCCCAAAGATGTGACCAAAGCACATGGCAGAAATGACCGGACAACTGATGAAGGACTAATCCATTTCCCTTTCAGCATTAAGAGGATAAAAACATTCACCATATTCCACTCCATAGAGCCGCCATAGCAAAGACGGTTCAGACAGTGTGCAACATACGAATGGCAGTTACAGGTGAAGAGGTTGTAGGTTTTATGCTCAAAGCTACGAGTGGTCATGCTCAGTGCGTCATCCCATGTAACTGATGACCCATACTCAGTGTGTCTGAACCCATACTTGCAAGTGTGTCCACCCAAGTTTCTTGGTAAACAACACTGCAACAAACCCAACACACATTTGATACAGTCAAGATAgtataagaataaaaaaaggtcTTATCTTAGATACAGTTTCATAAACCCATGCATGCTTAAACCAGATACCATTGAATACATAAAGCAAATATACTGATACCTTGGTTCTATCGAGTTGGAGATACCGAGCAGGAGGACCAaatgcaaaatcatcaacattgaTGAAGTTAGAACCAGCAAAGTCCAAAATGACTCCATCTTCTCTGCAAAGTCCAATATGGCCAATGAAGGGAGTCAACCAAGAGACAACAGGGAGAGGAGTCCAGACAATACAGCATGGGAATTTCGACTTCCTTGTGTCAATCTCATTAAGCGGCCATAGATCatgatcatcaccatcatcttccATTAAGGACGGTAACACCATTTTTTCAACATCATAACTTCGTTTCAGGTCCATCATCATTATAGGAACTCTTCCACGAGATATTACTAATAATAGCACAGGAGCAGGTCTCATCATTAGTCCAAAGAAAAGACAAGACCCCCATGAACTTAAAACATTcaaaaagaatcaaaagttTAAATCTTTGGATCAAAATGAAGctaaagtttcaacctttataAGAGGCCATGCGGTGACAATCTCCCAATTTGAgtctaaatcaaaatttcaggATGAACAGAAATGTGGGTATCTCAgtaaaatttcacaaaatctacggaaacaaaacaaaacccaagatCTAAAAATGCACAAGATCACAAGAGAGAAGCTCAAAATTAAGGAAACTGATGAGTGGAGTGTGTGTGTTTTCGATTCACCTGTTGGAAACTCCGACGCCGAGGGgcggagagaaagagagaatcgCTTAAAGCGATGCGAGAGctcggagaaggagaagaaacggATGCCTTGTGAATTGTGAAGACAAAGGTGGAGACTTTTATATACGAAATTTTGTTGAAGtaacgcttcttcttcttccagttgGAGAAATGCATTGGAGAAACGAGGAAGATGCAATGAACCTTTGGTTGTTTTATCATTTACTGcacttttctaatttattattaaaaatctgaattaaaatatttaagcaaaaaaacaaaaggactTTTGCTTTAACAAACCTAGAAgaacacacccaaaaaaaaaacacagttaaaaaaatttagaatatttgtctgatttgcagtttttttttttactatccAAATCGGGAGCTAAGAAGTAAAAGATTTGAATTCTGAGTAGCTGTGACGAAattataagtttaaatattaaaatttgatattaaagaaCATCATATAGTTTCCTAAAGTTtggaaaaaatttcaaaattccaaactttttgtcgatttttttttctcttattgaTTACGATTTCTCGTTATAAATAACGGTTTGATAAAACAATTTCTTAAATTTCAacctttttgtcattttttttatttatcgtATTGATTACTTTTTCTCGTTACAAATAACGGTTTGATaagtaaagatatatataaatgttatcCTTTATTACCGACAAAAAGTGATATCATATCTCTAACAATTCGATAATTGATTCTATCTCTATGACAGACATAACGGTTTCAAGAAT from Camelina sativa cultivar DH55 chromosome 7, Cs, whole genome shotgun sequence includes the following:
- the LOC104703133 gene encoding protein REVERSION-TO-ETHYLENE SENSITIVITY1 isoform X2; amino-acid sequence: MMMDLKRSYDVEKMVLPSLMEDDGDDHDLWPLNEIDTRKSKFPCCIVWTPLPVVSWLTPFIGHIGLCREDGVILDFAGSNFINVDDFAFGPPARYLQLDRTKCCLPRNLGGHTCKYGFRHTEYGSSVTWDDALSMTTRSFEHKTYNLFTCNCHSYVAHCLNRLCYGGSMEWNMVNVFILLMLKGKWISPSSVVRSFLPCALVTSLGVAFVGWPFLIGLSSFSILLFAWFIIATYCFKNIIC
- the LOC104703133 gene encoding protein REVERSION-TO-ETHYLENE SENSITIVITY1 isoform X1, producing MASYKVISRGRVPIMMMDLKRSYDVEKMVLPSLMEDDGDDHDLWPLNEIDTRKSKFPCCIVWTPLPVVSWLTPFIGHIGLCREDGVILDFAGSNFINVDDFAFGPPARYLQLDRTKCCLPRNLGGHTCKYGFRHTEYGSSVTWDDALSMTTRSFEHKTYNLFTCNCHSYVAHCLNRLCYGGSMEWNMVNVFILLMLKGKWISPSSVVRSFLPCALVTSLGVAFVGWPFLIGLSSFSILLFAWFIIATYCFKNIIC